In the genome of Zobellia nedashkovskayae, the window ATAAAATCTCGTTTCTTTCTCCAATCGCTAGGGCCTTAATTTCAAAGAAAGTTAATGATGTGGCAGCACTCCAAATAGGAAAAGAAGACCGTTTATTTAAGATCGTAGGTGTACGTTATGATAAATAGGGTAACATTCCACGAAATTTATGCTATTTTCCAATCCATTTTAAGAATTAAAATACCGTTTAAAGCCCCTTATTATCAGGTTAATATCCCCTATGGCAAAAAACGTAAAATATAACCTAACTCGTTCAAAATAAAGGCGTAGTTTTGCGGCTTGAAAAATTGGGTGTATGAAACGTATTAGTCAGTATAAGAAATTATTTGGAATTGAGAAGGAGATTGAACTTAAGTCACTTAAGTCAACCTACCGTAATTTGGTGAAAGAATGGCATCCAGATAAATTTCAAGAAGGAGACGCTAAGCGTGAAGAAGCAGAGGTACAAAGCCGTGCTATTATTGACGGGTATCATTTTTTAGTGAGTATTGCTCCTGAAACTATTGCTGCAAACTTGGAGGCATATACCGAAACCACAAATTCTG includes:
- a CDS encoding KTSC domain-containing protein, with amino-acid sequence MKRISQYKKLFGIEKEIELKSLKSTYRNLVKEWHPDKFQEGDAKREEAEVQSRAIIDGYHFLVSIAPETIAANLEAYTETTNSGIADYVHKGMLLEITFVDGATYEYFGVTKPVYIKMINSNKLNRFAKRSIYPKYTYRKSKRILQEA